From the Candidatus Peregrinibacteria bacterium genome, one window contains:
- a CDS encoding recombinase family protein translates to MKAFPSENSGKRRVAIYIRVSTAEQKIEGYSLEAQRKKLLDYVNNNTALNLTTKEEWIFTDTHTGSDLVRPQLEKLREGVRERKFDAVLVWKIDRLSRSLKHLLMMFEEMEKHDVSFISVQENIDFKGPIGKLIFQIFGAIAQFERELIKGRTQMGKIASAEMGNYTGNSIPYGYEAVKNKSGRGKRLKIIPQEKEWVEKMYQWSIYEEMGLGQITNRLNTLGVPRGNQTKEKSFLWTEKIVRNILSNPIYRGEFVANRKDENGRILPEDKWTVVEIPPCVSEFTFQQAQNARGDRKGSGAETDYLLSGKIKDMGLKKPKSFVGKKRSDHAYSYARKQFKEKDGTPHPVFEIPAKQIEEYVWGKIMEAMQNPETFIKTYLSQEYSQKTSIVQIEEEISLLREKKVNVEMNISRIENAFENGTYSEEKMTKRIMEKEEEMNRIEDGIQEKEDKLIFLSSLDIEVEKLKSASEEVKYRLENLTPKQKKILCNLFVDRIEMNRTREGSRWKVSAEIFFRFNPQKFNKGSEEGRTGEDLEENEKKTSSEEKALNGATGRI, encoded by the coding sequence ATGAAAGCATTTCCAAGTGAAAACAGCGGAAAAAGAAGAGTCGCCATTTATATTCGTGTCTCAACTGCCGAACAAAAAATAGAAGGATACAGCCTTGAGGCACAACGGAAAAAACTCCTCGATTATGTGAATAATAACACTGCTCTCAATCTCACTACAAAAGAAGAGTGGATTTTTACCGATACCCACACAGGAAGTGATCTTGTGCGTCCACAACTGGAAAAACTCAGAGAAGGAGTCCGAGAAAGAAAATTTGACGCGGTTTTGGTTTGGAAGATTGACCGCCTTTCTCGAAGCCTCAAGCACCTCCTCATGATGTTTGAAGAAATGGAAAAGCATGATGTCAGCTTTATTTCAGTACAAGAAAACATTGATTTCAAGGGTCCTATTGGAAAATTGATTTTTCAAATATTCGGAGCCATTGCCCAATTTGAACGGGAACTCATAAAAGGAAGAACACAAATGGGAAAAATCGCTTCAGCAGAAATGGGAAACTATACAGGAAATTCTATTCCTTATGGATATGAAGCCGTAAAAAATAAAAGTGGAAGAGGAAAGCGTCTCAAAATTATTCCACAAGAAAAGGAATGGGTTGAAAAGATGTATCAATGGTCAATTTATGAAGAAATGGGACTTGGACAAATTACCAATCGCCTGAATACCCTTGGAGTTCCGAGAGGAAATCAAACAAAAGAAAAAAGCTTTCTTTGGACAGAAAAAATTGTCAGAAATATTCTCTCGAACCCAATCTACAGAGGGGAATTTGTAGCAAATAGGAAAGATGAAAATGGAAGAATTCTTCCTGAAGACAAGTGGACAGTGGTGGAAATTCCTCCTTGTGTCTCTGAATTTACCTTTCAGCAAGCTCAGAATGCCCGTGGAGACCGAAAGGGAAGTGGAGCCGAGACAGACTACCTCTTGAGCGGAAAAATCAAAGACATGGGTCTTAAAAAGCCAAAGTCATTTGTTGGAAAAAAACGCTCAGATCATGCTTATTCTTACGCCAGAAAACAGTTTAAAGAAAAAGACGGAACGCCCCACCCTGTTTTTGAGATTCCTGCCAAACAAATTGAAGAATATGTTTGGGGAAAGATTATGGAAGCCATGCAAAATCCAGAAACTTTTATCAAAACCTACCTTTCTCAAGAATATTCTCAAAAAACCAGTATCGTCCAAATTGAAGAAGAAATTTCCCTCTTGCGAGAAAAGAAGGTGAATGTGGAAATGAATATATCCAGAATTGAAAATGCTTTTGAGAATGGAACTTATTCAGAAGAAAAAATGACAAAAAGAATTATGGAGAAGGAAGAAGAAATGAATCGAATTGAAGACGGCATACAAGAAAAAGAAGATAAACTTATTTTCTTAAGTTCTCTTGATATTGAAGTGGAAAAGCTCAAGAGTGCTTCAGAAGAAGTAAAATACCGACTGGAAAATTTGACCCCAAAACAAAAGAAAATTCTCTGTAATTTGTTTGTTGATCGGATTGAAATGAATCGAACAAGGGAAGGTTCAAGATGGAAAGTAAGTGCGGAAATCTTCTTTCGGTTCAACCCTCAGAAGTTTAACAAGGGGAGTGAGGAGGGTAGAACTGGGGAAGACCTTGAAGAAAACGAAAAAAAGACTTCCTCGGAAGAAAAAGCCTTGAATGGTGCCACGGGGCGGATTTGA
- a CDS encoding fumarate hydratase C-terminal domain-containing protein, which yields MFSPLSLGTHQSFPVFLPQTPVLFSGTLLTLRDGTLRTLFSEKEGKSDFLRGAVIYFCGPTPPPLGKPIGSCGPTTSSRMEPFFPNLISAGVHGILGKGEISTASSKLLAEHNIPYFGVVGGIGAFLAECVESAHILALPELGAEAVWELTVKNFPAIALPYHCE from the coding sequence ATGTTTTCTCCTCTCTCTCTCGGTACTCACCAATCTTTTCCTGTTTTTTTACCACAAACACCAGTGCTTTTTTCTGGCACTCTTCTTACTCTACGAGATGGAACGCTCCGAACTCTTTTTTCTGAAAAAGAAGGGAAGTCCGATTTTTTACGAGGAGCAGTAATCTATTTTTGCGGTCCAACGCCTCCTCCCCTTGGAAAGCCTATTGGTTCGTGTGGTCCCACAACAAGTTCGCGTATGGAACCGTTTTTTCCAAATCTTATTTCTGCCGGAGTGCATGGCATTTTGGGAAAAGGGGAAATTTCAACGGCTTCTTCTAAGCTTCTTGCAGAGCACAATATTCCTTATTTTGGTGTGGTGGGTGGTATTGGTGCGTTTCTTGCTGAATGCGTGGAATCTGCTCATATCCTTGCTCTTCCCGAGCTTGGTGCAGAAGCGGTGTGGGAACTTACAGTAAAGAATTTTCCAGCGATTGCCCTGCCGTATCATTGTGAGTAG
- a CDS encoding aminoacyl-tRNA hydrolase has product MKLIVFLGNPGKKYEHTRHNVGWMTAKFLQKKWNFPEFREQKKLFGSITEGVSPLCLDKICFLLPETFMNLSGKSVLAAQQFWKIPIKDILIIFDDKDQFFGNIRFREKGSSGGHNGIKDIINLLGSENVARLKIGVDTMLRSEHGINTSTFVLSNFSEEEQEKLQNDIFPQLETKLSDWLQKKPPTHNDTAGQSLENSLL; this is encoded by the coding sequence ATGAAACTCATTGTCTTCCTCGGAAACCCCGGCAAAAAATATGAACATACCCGACACAATGTTGGATGGATGACGGCAAAGTTTCTCCAAAAAAAATGGAATTTTCCAGAGTTTCGGGAACAAAAAAAACTTTTCGGGAGCATAACCGAAGGAGTATCTCCACTCTGCTTAGATAAGATCTGCTTCCTCCTCCCCGAAACTTTTATGAATCTTTCGGGAAAATCTGTGCTCGCCGCACAGCAATTTTGGAAAATTCCCATAAAAGACATTCTCATTATTTTTGATGATAAAGATCAGTTCTTTGGAAACATTCGCTTTCGAGAAAAAGGGAGTTCTGGAGGGCATAATGGCATAAAAGATATTATAAATCTCTTGGGATCAGAGAATGTCGCACGCCTCAAAATAGGAGTTGATACTATGCTTCGCTCAGAACACGGAATTAATACATCTACATTTGTTCTTTCAAATTTTTCGGAAGAAGAACAGGAAAAGCTTCAGAATGATATTTTTCCTCAACTCGAAACAAAACTTTCTGACTGGCTTCAAAAAAAACCACCTACTCACAATGATACGGCAGGGCAATCGCTGGAAAATTCTTTACTGTAA
- a CDS encoding ABC transporter permease, giving the protein MIRLIFGILRLSLKALRNSPGRSALTALGIIVGTAIVIIVLSVGAGVRALILNQIASITPETIWIEVQVPSRGSRAEKDRTSGQALVTGIQITTLTTGDKDSLLKLSNIETGYTLAMGQEKFTHKGTEKRATFWATNTEYATTENLTFSEGRFFTPKENESLAQVVVLGSGIKKELYGDSPAVGQNIRMGEKNFRVIGVAEEMGLKFFMTVDDFVYLPIKTAQKKILGQNHVNAIGLKMKNRQLLSTTVSQAERVLRKNHGIKNPDKDDFVVRTMDQSMDIINTVTNGISLLLFSIACISLVVGGVGIMNVMYVAVTERTSEIGLKKAIGASPFAIRFQFLSESIIICLLGGFLGIGLGSSIAYLVSVVAHLFTFDWPFILPTSSIVLGIGISAGVGLVFGYAPAGKAAKMNPIDALRKA; this is encoded by the coding sequence ATGATACGACTCATCTTTGGAATTTTACGGCTTTCACTCAAGGCACTTCGGAATAGCCCAGGGAGAAGTGCGCTCACTGCGCTTGGAATTATAGTAGGAACTGCCATTGTTATTATTGTTCTCTCTGTTGGCGCCGGCGTACGAGCGCTTATTTTGAATCAAATTGCAAGTATTACTCCAGAAACAATATGGATTGAAGTGCAGGTACCAAGTCGTGGAAGTCGTGCAGAAAAAGACCGCACTTCAGGACAAGCCCTCGTCACTGGAATACAAATTACCACCCTCACCACAGGTGATAAAGATAGTCTCCTCAAACTTTCTAACATAGAGACAGGCTATACTCTTGCTATGGGACAAGAAAAATTTACCCACAAAGGAACGGAAAAACGAGCTACCTTTTGGGCAACAAATACAGAATATGCTACCACAGAAAATTTAACATTCTCGGAAGGACGATTTTTTACACCAAAAGAAAATGAATCCCTCGCACAAGTTGTAGTACTGGGAAGTGGAATAAAAAAGGAGCTCTACGGAGATTCTCCTGCTGTAGGACAGAACATTCGTATGGGCGAAAAAAACTTTCGAGTTATCGGCGTTGCAGAAGAAATGGGACTCAAGTTCTTTATGACAGTAGACGATTTTGTATATCTCCCCATAAAAACAGCACAAAAGAAAATTCTCGGACAAAATCACGTCAATGCTATCGGACTCAAAATGAAAAACCGACAGCTTCTGAGCACAACGGTTTCACAAGCAGAACGTGTTCTTCGAAAAAACCATGGAATTAAAAATCCAGACAAAGATGATTTTGTCGTACGCACAATGGACCAATCAATGGATATTATTAATACCGTAACAAATGGCATCTCTCTCCTCCTTTTCTCCATTGCCTGTATTTCGCTTGTTGTTGGTGGCGTAGGAATTATGAATGTTATGTATGTAGCGGTCACAGAACGAACCTCAGAAATTGGACTTAAAAAAGCAATTGGTGCCAGTCCATTTGCCATTCGGTTTCAGTTCCTTTCGGAATCGATTATTATTTGTCTCTTGGGAGGATTTTTGGGAATAGGACTCGGAAGCAGTATTGCCTACCTCGTGAGTGTTGTAGCGCACCTCTTTACTTTTGATTGGCCTTTTATTCTCCCCACCTCTTCTATTGTCTTAGGAATTGGGATTTCCGCTGGAGTTGGACTGGTATTTGGTTATGCCCCAGCAGGAAAAGCCGCAAAAATGAATCCGATTGATGCGCTACGAAAAGCGTAA
- a CDS encoding ABC transporter permease, with amino-acid sequence MKSQLLVLRLALSGILENKTRTILTMFGIIIGIASVITIMSVGAGAESLITSSVKKIGTNLVGVLPGASNDNGPPASAMGIAITTLTIDDARAVAKLPNIEGVSAYSNGTGEVVAEKESIDGTFNGVTADYPMVENHIVQRGRFFTTAEERASKKVAVLGSELQEDLFPHTDPIGKTITIRRIPFRVIGVLEKKGASLVNNPDTQLFIPLSTAQKILLGVRHIGLMRIKIDNEKNVNSSMERIRRLLRQRHDIKNAKDDDFSVRSLSQAVEILSGITSALRFFLASIAAISLVVGGIGITNIMLMSVTERTREIGLKKAIGARPSQIQGQFLLEAVLLTGTGGILGILFGVFFSFVIAAVAWHLEYDWVFSVSLLSMGISFLVALFVGIVFGLSPARRAAKLKPIDALRYE; translated from the coding sequence ATGAAATCACAACTTCTTGTGCTTCGGCTTGCGCTTTCGGGCATTCTGGAGAACAAAACCCGAACTATCCTCACGATGTTTGGAATTATTATTGGTATTGCTTCTGTCATTACGATTATGTCTGTAGGAGCCGGAGCAGAGTCGCTTATTACTTCTTCTGTCAAAAAAATCGGGACAAATTTAGTGGGTGTGCTTCCTGGTGCATCAAATGATAATGGTCCTCCGGCATCGGCAATGGGCATTGCCATTACTACACTTACCATAGACGATGCTCGCGCAGTCGCAAAACTGCCAAATATCGAGGGTGTCTCCGCCTACAGCAATGGAACCGGAGAAGTTGTAGCGGAAAAAGAAAGTATCGACGGAACATTCAACGGTGTTACTGCAGATTATCCCATGGTAGAAAATCATATCGTTCAGCGCGGACGGTTTTTTACTACCGCGGAAGAACGCGCTTCCAAAAAAGTAGCAGTACTCGGCAGTGAACTTCAGGAAGATTTATTTCCGCATACAGACCCCATTGGAAAGACAATCACAATTCGCCGTATCCCCTTTCGTGTCATTGGCGTTCTGGAAAAAAAGGGGGCTTCTCTCGTGAATAATCCTGATACACAACTTTTTATTCCGCTTTCCACTGCGCAAAAAATACTTCTCGGCGTACGACACATAGGGCTTATGCGGATAAAAATAGACAATGAAAAAAATGTAAATTCTTCCATGGAGCGTATCCGCAGGCTCCTTCGTCAGCGACACGATATTAAAAATGCAAAGGATGATGATTTCTCCGTTCGCTCACTTTCGCAAGCCGTGGAAATTTTAAGTGGAATTACAAGTGCCCTTCGCTTTTTCCTTGCGAGTATTGCCGCTATTTCTTTGGTGGTAGGGGGGATTGGTATAACCAATATTATGCTCATGAGTGTTACAGAACGCACTCGAGAAATAGGACTCAAAAAAGCTATTGGCGCACGTCCGTCACAAATTCAGGGACAATTCCTTTTGGAAGCAGTTCTCCTCACCGGAACCGGAGGTATTCTTGGCATTCTTTTTGGTGTCTTTTTCTCATTTGTTATTGCGGCGGTGGCATGGCATTTGGAATACGATTGGGTGTTTTCTGTTTCCCTACTTTCTATGGGGATTTCGTTTCTTGTGGCACTTTTTGTCGGAATTGTTTTTGGACTTTCTCCTGCTCGACGTGCAGCAAAACTTAAACCTATTGATGCGCTTCGCTACGAATAA
- a CDS encoding ABC transporter ATP-binding protein yields MSRPLLSLSGITKSYQTGVISAHILKGISLEISKGEFVAIMGPSGSGKSTLMNIMGFLDVPDEGEYFFDGESTRGFDEEELAEIRSRKIGFVFQMFYLLSKMNALDNVKLPMIYARISDKEQEERARKALAEVGLSDRIFHRPNQISGGQQQRVSIARALVNNPKVIFADEPTGNLDTKSGNEVMAIFQKLHQEGNTIIMVTHEDDIAAYAERKIVIRDGQITEDICTKHCPPTSSEDSE; encoded by the coding sequence GTGTCGCGCCCACTACTCTCTCTTTCTGGCATTACCAAAAGCTACCAAACAGGAGTGATTTCGGCGCATATTTTAAAAGGAATTTCTCTTGAAATTTCCAAAGGAGAATTTGTTGCTATTATGGGTCCTTCTGGCTCGGGGAAATCGACTCTCATGAATATTATGGGATTTTTGGATGTTCCTGATGAAGGAGAATATTTTTTTGACGGGGAATCAACACGTGGATTTGATGAAGAAGAACTTGCGGAAATCCGAAGCCGAAAGATTGGATTTGTGTTTCAGATGTTCTACCTTCTCTCAAAAATGAACGCGCTCGACAACGTAAAATTACCAATGATTTACGCACGTATTTCGGATAAAGAACAAGAAGAACGTGCACGAAAAGCTCTCGCAGAAGTGGGACTTTCGGATCGAATATTTCATCGACCCAATCAAATTTCTGGTGGACAGCAACAACGCGTTTCTATTGCTCGCGCACTGGTGAACAATCCAAAGGTTATTTTTGCGGATGAACCAACGGGAAATTTAGACACAAAATCGGGAAACGAAGTGATGGCGATTTTTCAAAAACTTCATCAAGAAGGGAATACCATTATTATGGTAACGCACGAGGATGATATTGCAGCGTATGCTGAACGAAAAATTGTCATCCGTGATGGGCAAATAACAGAAGATATTTGTACAAAACATTGCCCTCCCACTTCTTCGGAAGATTCTGAATGA
- a CDS encoding efflux RND transporter periplasmic adaptor subunit yields METDTSQNSSPDISQKRTRKKLIKWGRRILTIAILGLVGWALWGPKEKAVEYVTETVSTKDVHHIVDISGSTESGSTIGLRFERGGKISNVLVGEGDEVKKGDILTLLEENQLNIDVEQAEAALNMAQAELDLKYAGPNREERAVSEVKKEQSQLELKHAAEELQDTKQLGKQRIEKGEREVKNAEITLENAKIAYENAVRSGGKTEESAQKGLSDDLISAQKTIISALDEVRNAIAITDDILEFDTTSYSDRRRFIGFRNEDAVRRAKDAYRQSKTGLLGIEGDFEEIIPNWNTETSTALLEQMDVLLITAKTMLDETFVALENSITGESLSETVLQTLRGTVKTGQDSLSSELETVRNREQIISGSVLDKDTADVSKSKEIDTAKANVDTAQSALEIAMQSLENIKTENSVNVASAQRTIGTKKVALLSTEKQHEQLIAEPRSVDVASLQANVNQKLSAWKRARANLEETILRAPRDGIVTDVAFETGESITTAEDMITIKTDGLYILANVPETDILPVNVGDPVEIDFDAFPSGEKLMGEVFHVDPAETIIQGVVYYQIKVSLTNPDERVRSGMTADLEILAEEKKEALTIPVEALQYEGEQAFVSVLENGEKIRKNIRTGLEGEEAIEVLEGLNEGERVILYEKTDG; encoded by the coding sequence ATGGAAACTGATACTTCGCAAAATTCATCACCGGATATTTCCCAAAAGCGAACCCGAAAAAAACTGATAAAATGGGGAAGACGAATACTTACCATCGCCATTCTTGGGCTTGTGGGATGGGCACTTTGGGGACCAAAGGAAAAGGCGGTGGAATATGTCACAGAAACCGTATCCACAAAAGACGTTCATCATATTGTTGATATCAGTGGAAGCACAGAATCTGGCTCGACTATTGGACTCCGTTTTGAACGAGGTGGAAAAATTTCTAATGTCCTTGTCGGCGAAGGAGACGAGGTAAAAAAGGGAGATATTCTTACACTTCTTGAGGAAAATCAGCTCAATATTGATGTCGAACAGGCAGAGGCGGCACTCAACATGGCACAGGCAGAACTCGACTTAAAATACGCAGGACCAAATAGGGAAGAACGCGCTGTTTCTGAAGTGAAAAAGGAACAATCACAGCTTGAACTCAAACATGCGGCAGAAGAACTGCAAGACACAAAACAGCTTGGAAAACAGCGAATTGAAAAAGGAGAACGTGAAGTAAAGAATGCTGAGATTACTTTAGAAAATGCGAAAATTGCGTACGAAAATGCCGTGAGATCGGGAGGAAAAACAGAAGAAAGCGCACAAAAAGGACTTTCAGATGATCTTATTTCTGCACAAAAAACCATCATTTCTGCACTTGATGAAGTCCGAAATGCCATTGCTATTACCGATGATATTTTGGAATTTGATACAACAAGTTACAGCGACCGAAGAAGATTTATCGGATTTCGAAATGAAGATGCCGTACGACGTGCAAAAGATGCCTACCGTCAAAGCAAAACTGGTCTTTTGGGAATAGAAGGTGATTTTGAAGAGATAATACCAAACTGGAATACCGAAACTTCCACAGCACTATTGGAACAAATGGATGTACTTCTCATTACTGCAAAAACCATGCTCGATGAGACTTTTGTCGCTCTCGAAAATTCCATCACCGGAGAAAGCCTATCAGAAACTGTTCTCCAAACACTTCGCGGAACAGTAAAAACTGGACAAGATTCCCTCTCCAGTGAACTTGAAACCGTACGGAATCGAGAACAAATTATTTCTGGATCGGTGCTCGATAAGGATACGGCAGATGTTTCGAAATCCAAAGAAATCGACACCGCCAAAGCAAATGTAGATACTGCACAGAGTGCACTTGAAATTGCTATGCAATCACTCGAAAACATAAAAACAGAAAATTCAGTCAATGTTGCTAGTGCGCAGAGAACGATTGGAACCAAAAAAGTCGCTCTCCTCAGTACAGAAAAACAGCACGAGCAACTTATTGCTGAACCACGCAGTGTAGATGTGGCATCGCTCCAGGCAAATGTGAATCAAAAACTTTCTGCATGGAAAAGAGCGAGAGCAAATTTGGAAGAAACAATTCTCAGAGCTCCACGAGATGGAATAGTGACAGACGTTGCATTTGAAACGGGAGAAAGCATTACGACTGCCGAAGATATGATCACCATAAAAACAGATGGACTCTATATTCTTGCAAATGTTCCAGAGACCGATATTTTGCCAGTAAATGTGGGAGATCCAGTAGAAATTGATTTTGATGCCTTTCCGAGCGGAGAAAAACTGATGGGCGAAGTATTCCATGTTGATCCGGCAGAAACCATAATTCAAGGAGTCGTTTATTATCAGATAAAGGTTTCGCTCACAAATCCCGATGAGCGAGTGCGCTCGGGAATGACAGCAGATTTGGAAATTTTGGCAGAAGAGAAAAAAGAAGCACTCACCATTCCCGTAGAAGCCCTACAATATGAAGGAGAACAAGCATTTGTCTCTGTTTTGGAAAACGGTGAAAAAATACGGAAAAATATCCGAACTGGACTTGAAGGAGAAGAGGCTATAGAGGTTCTTGAAGGACTCAATGAAGGAGAACGAGTCATTCTCTATGAAAAAACCGACGGGTAA